A single region of the Neodiprion pinetum isolate iyNeoPine1 chromosome 5, iyNeoPine1.2, whole genome shotgun sequence genome encodes:
- the Nf1 gene encoding neurofibromin isoform X3, translating into MGTQKPGEWAHLLIARFEDQLPCRAGPQTTHSRINEEKNKKCLIQISRYRFSLVISGLTKMLQRVNELAPCGVGQRSFHFSDQDRHCYESIIIVLDTLERCLSNQPKDTTKFDETMNVKLLLREICQFIDVPNDSPQHAHLKNLASKVLFALSLNFFNAVFNRISARLQELSVSNEENPDYSDIELIQHINVDVHRLTRLLNETIQKFKQLKKSAHLVLINSLEKAIWNWMDTYPHEFANLQKKPNDDLSKVCGELFDILDTFADNKKGRAAAVWPLQIMLLILSPKVLEEIVNADSGAPCSPRHSKKKQFIDSVKRGLGMHGGSSRQLVEAAAVTCVKLCKASTYINILDSNNVAFTLVQNVINDLKALLFNPCKPFSRGQNYIAQDIDLMIDCFISCFRIKPHNNEALKVCLNLNFPSTYQFVLVSSLYKIITQPRLLWWPQIDLVYSRSAELRAMFTDALNKVAQGYISHAPLRMIQSLTLKGKEQSKYKDRGEDISGYRNLLLWMVRLIHADPMLMLNNQGKAGHEIQSSTLELINGLVSLVHQPTMPDVAHEAMEALLVLHHPDKIKAWNPEAPINTFWDVSSQVLFSISQKLIQHQIVNYTDILKWLREILVCRNAFLSQNKDYANVGSQIAICKQAHIKLEVVFFMYLWSIDMEAVLVAMSCFALLCEEADIRCGSDEVAVTCLLPNYHLYIELAQASTILTTASGESRIYYHEHNHGRAALQKRIMTLLRKIEHCVNGVQPAWEETFRNWELACRQLSNYRKTKSEDPQTEPSHRSTGKRRASHQNSEHELEEQINEWANMTGFLCAMGGVCLQRRSPSRPVSGLVSNSETKRSNTLANPNQEVQYCPVTQFVFNLLRLLICNNEKFGAQIQKHVKELVGHEMSPALYPILFDQIKSIVEKFFDQQGQVVVSDLNTQFIEHTIFIMKNVLDSKTDQPSEHLGVTSIEGMMLAIVRYVRHLDMTVHAIHIKTKLCQLVEVMMKRRDDLAFRQEMKFRNKLVEYLTDWVMGTSHQIAPPSGGDVTVITSIYSRDLDQACMEAVGALLRGLPLQPEESDRGDLMEAKSQLFLKYFTLFMNLLNDCSESTEEKEVVTRQRVTAGKLSTLRNATIQAMSNLLSANIDSGLMHSIDLGYNRDLQTRAAFMEVLTKILQQGTEFDTLAETVLADRFEQLVQLVTMISDKGELPIAMALANVVTTNQMDELARVFVTLFDAKHLLSPLLWNMFYREVEVSDCMQTLFRGNSLGSKIMAFCFKIYGASYLQSLLEPLIKPLLEDPVTHFEVDSARIDINEDIEKNGRNLIALTQRVFDAIVSSADKFPPQLRSMCHCLYQVLSKRFPQCPQNNIGAVGTVIFLRFINPAIVSPQEMGIVSKQVPTPVKRGLMLMSKILQNIANHVEFSKEQHMLPFNDFLRAHFEIGRRFFIQIASDCETVDQANHPMSFISDTNVLALHRLLWNHQERIGDYLSSSRDHKAVGRRPFDKMATLLAYLGPPEHKPVDSNLLFSSFDRWSSIDMSSTNFEEIMVKHNMHEKEEFKSIKSLNIFYQAGTSKQGYPVFYYIARRYKIGETNGDLLIYHVILTLKPFCHSPFELVVDFTHTCSDNRFRTEFLQKWFYVLPEVAYENIHAAYIYNCNSWVREYTKFHDRILAPLKGNRKVVFIEAPGRLNDLIDLEQQKLPGATLSLDEDLKVFNNALKLSHKDTKVAIKVGPTAIQITSAEKCKVLSHAVLLNDVYYASEIEEVCLVDDNQFTLTIANESGPLSFIHNDCDSIVQAIIHIRNRWELSQPDSVTVHQKIRPKDVPGTLLNMALLNLGSSDPNLRTAAYNQLCALTATFDLKIEGQLLETSGLCIPSNNTIFIKSVSEKLATNEPHLTLEFLEECIQGFRVSNIELKHLCLEYMTPWLVNLVRFCKPSDESKRQKQVTQILEKLITLTIEEVQMYPSIQAKIWGSIGQVPELIDMVLDNFIQRSVRYGLGTPMVEIMADTAVALASANVQLVAKKVIGRLCRVVDKTCTSPTALLEQHAMWHDIAILARYLLMLSFNNCLDVGRHLPYLFHTVTFLVCSGSLSMRASTHGLVINIIHSLCTCTKPSFSEDTQRVLRLSLDEFSLPKFYLLFGISKVKSAAVTAFRSSYRHSNEKWFGNERSLSGGQDRERLALTSLEVITDALLEIMEACMRDIPDCDWLQTWTTLAKSFAFCFNPALQPRALIVFGCISKSITDQDIKQLLRILVKALESFDDIILLEAIVMCLTRLQPLLRPESPIHRSLFWVATSVLQLDEASLYASGLALLEQNLHTLDSQGIFDDKTLEQVMMSTREPLEWHFKQLDHAVGLSFKTNFHFALVGHLLKGYRHPTPTTVSRTARVLTMLLAIVAKPLRRDKFEVTPDSVAYLAALVSVSEEVRSRCHIRHSLGRAVAESGSTDFLDTLVPHNTDSTGGMTNPANRRQKSWDLLDQSAITQAKQQKQHTPHQRSFSVPTTKEAKPINDSEAKNRSARVSVSNENNVLLDPEVLTDFPTQTLVLTVLATLVKYSTDENETRILYQYLAEASVVFPKVFPVIHNLLDAKITSVLSSCHDQVILSAVQAIIQNMIACEDTSQQQLHFLQSCGFGGLWRFAGPYTKCNPTAESAELFVNCLEAMVETCLPVEEGEGMFNSEQSSRDERVSIGDSQYSSTLGVNSVSTMNVAATSSSSLNMVSPIEKESDILSTTSLDRYHTRGRKASLTTGNLIPASSGNGTGGIHLA; encoded by the exons CTCCCATGCCGTGCTGGTCCTCAAACAACACACTCTCGCATCaacgaagaaaagaataaaaaatgtctgaTCCAAATATCCCGTTACCGATTCTCGCTGGTTATTTCTGGCCTTACAAAAATGCTGCAACGTGTCAACGAGTTGGCACCTTGCGGTGTTGGTCAACGTTCATTCCATTTTTCCGATCAAGATCGTCACTGCTACGAATCGATTATCATAGTCTTGGATACGCTAGAACGCTGCCTCAGTAATCAACCCAAAGACACAACAAAGTTTGACGAAACGATGAATGTAAAACTATTGTTGAGAGAGATTTGCCAATTCATCG ATGTGCCCAATGACAGTCCGCAGCACGCGCATCTCAAGAATCTTGCCAGCAAGGTCCTCTTTGCCCTTAGtttaaatttcttcaatgcaGTCTTTAATAGAATTTCAGCCAGACTTCAAGAGCTGTCAGTATCGAACGAAGAAAATCCAGATTACAGCGACATAGAACTTATACAGCATATCAACGTTGATGTTCATAGATTGACGAGGCTTTTAAATG AAACGATTCAGAAGTTCAAGCAGCTGAAAAAGTCGGCGCATCTTGTGCTGATAAATTCGCTAGAGAAGGCAATATGGAATTGGATGGATACTTACCCGCACGAGTTTGCCAATCTTCAGAAAAAGCCAAACGACGATTTGTCCAAAGTGTGTGGAGAGCTATTCGACATTCTAGACACATTTGCCGACAACAAAAAGGGCAGAGCAGCTGCCGTTTGGCCTCTACAGATAATGCTGCTGATTCTCTCTCCGAAAGTACTTGAAGAAATTGTAAACGCAGATTCGGGTGCGCCTTGTTCTCCTAGGCattcgaagaaaaaacagTTCATCGATAGCGTCAAGAGAGGGTTGGGCATGCACGGAGGTTCCAGCAGACAGCTAGTCGAAGCTGCCGCAGTAACATGTGTTAAACTTTGCAAGGCCTCTACTTACATAAACATATTAGATTCGAATAATGTTGCCTTTACCTTGGTACAAAATGTGATAAACGACTTGAAGGCCCTCCTCTTCAATCCATGCAAACCCTTCTCGCGTGGGCAGAATTACATTGCGCAAGACATTGATCTCATGATCGATTGCTTCATAAGTTGCTTTCGCATCAAACCCCACAACAACGAAGCGCTGAAAGTCTGTTTGAACTTAAACTTTCCTTCGACTTATCAGTTCGTCCTGGTCAGTTCGTTGTACAA GATAATCACACAGCCAAGATTACTTTGGTGGCCCCAGATAGATCTCGTCTATTCACGCAGCGCAGAACTGAGAGCCATGTTCACCGATGCTCTGAACAAGGTTGCTCAGGGTTACATATCGCACGCTCCGTTACGCATGATCCAGAGCTTGACACTCAAAGGCAAGGAACAAAGCAAGTACAAggatcggggagaagacatATCCGGATACAGGAATCTCCTTCTTTGGATGGTGCGACTGATTCACGCTGATCCCATGTTGATGTTGAAT AATCAAGGGAAAGCGGGCCATGAAATACAAAGCTCGACTCTCGAGCTGATCAATGGACTAGTTTCTCTGGTTCATCAGCCAACGATGCCAGATGTTGCGCACGAGGCGATGGAAGCTCTGCTGGTTCTGCATCACCCTGACAAAATTAAGGCGTGGAATCCCGAAGCTCCAATAAACACATTCTGGGATGTCAGTTCTCAAGTCCTTTTCTCCATATCACAAAAACTGATCCAACACCAAATAGTAAATTACACAGACATACTGAAGTGGCTTAGAGAAATACTCGTCTGTAGAAACGCTTTCCTTTCCCAAAACAAAGACTATGCCAACGTTGGCAGTCAAATCGCCATCTGTAAACAAGCTCACATTAAGTTGGAG GTGGTTTTCTTCATGTATTTATGGAGCATTGACATGGAAGCAGTTTTAGTCGCAATGTCATGCTTTGCACTCCTCTGTGAAGAAGCCGACATCCGTTGTGGCAGTGACGAGGTAGCAGTAACGTGCCTTTTACCAAACTACCACTTGTACATTGAACTTGCTCAGGCGTCGACAATCCTGACAACTG CCAGCGGAGAGAGTAGGATTTATTATCATGAACACAATCACG GTCGTGCTGCTCTGCAAAAAAGGATTATGACACTACTTAGAAAAATAGAACACTGCGTCAATGGTGTGCAACCT GCTTGGGAAGAGACATTCAGAAACTGGGAATTGGCTTGTCGGCAATTGTCAAATTACCGTAAAACAAAATCCGAGGATCCACAGACTGAACCATCGCACCGTAGCACTGGAAAACGGAGAGCTTCCCACCAAAATTCGGAGCACGAGTTAGAGGAACAGATAAACGAATGGGCAAACATGACTGGATTTTTATGTGCGATGGGCGGTGTGTGTCTCCAGAGGAGATCGCCCAGCAGGCCGGTGTCCGGTCTAGTTTCAAACTCTGAGACAAAGAGAAGCAATACCTTAGCAAATCCAAACCAGGAAGTGCAGTACTGCCCGGTAACGCAGTTTGTATTCAATCTCCTGAGGCTGTTGATATGCAACAACGAAAAGTTTGGCGCACAGATACAAAAGCACGTCAAGGAGTTGGTGGGACACGAAATGAGCCCAGCCTTGTACCCGATATTGTTTGACCAAATAAAGAGCATTGTAGAAAAGTTCTTTGACCAGCAAGGGCAGGTTGTTGTTTCGGATCTGAACACGCAGTTTATCGAGCACACAATATTTATTATGAAAAACGTTTTGGACTCGAAAACTGATCAGCCATCTGAACATCTCGGGGTAACCAGCATCGAAGGGATGATGCTTGCGATTGTCAGATATGTCAGGCATTTGGACATGACCGTTCACGCAATACATATTAAAACCAAATTGTGTCAGTTGGTGGAGGTCATGATGAAGCGGCGCGACGATTTGGCCTTCAGACAGGAAATGAAGTTCAGGAATAAGTTGGTAGAGTATCTCACAGATTGGGTAATGGGCACCAGTCATCAAATTGCACCTCCCAGTGGCGGCGATGTGACTGTTATCACTAG TATTTACTCTAGGGATTTGGACCAGGCATGTATGGAGGCTGTTGGAGCGCTGTTACGTGGATTACCCCTTCAACCCGAGGAGTCAGATAGAGGTGACCTAATGGAGGCAAAGTCACAACTCTTCCTGAAGTACTTTACCCTATTCATGAATTTGCTGAATGACTGCAGTGAATCGACTGAAGAAAAAGAGGTTGTAACGAGGCAAAGAGTGACCGCCGGGAAACTGTCCACTCTTCGGAATGCTACAATTCAAGCAATGAGCAATCTCCTCAGTGCTAACATTGATAGCGGCCTTATGCATTCGATTG ACCTCGGCTACAACAGAGACCTTCAAACACGCGCCGCGTTCATGGAAGTACTTACGAAAATCCTTCAGCAAGGTACAGAGTTTGATACTCTAGCCGAAACTGTGCTGGCCGATAGATTCGAACAGCTTGTCCAGCTCGTTACCATGATCAGTGACAAGGGAGAGTTGCCAATCGCTATGGCCCTTGCCAACGTGGTCACTACCAACCAGATGGACGAATTGGCGAGAGTGTTCGTCACCTTGTTTGACGCAAAGCATTTGCTGTCACCTCTCCTTTGGAATATGTTTTACCGCGAGGTTGAAGTCTCCGACTGCATGCAAACCCTCTTCAGAGGGAATAGTCTGGGAAGCAAAATCATGGCATTCTGTTTCAAAATATATGGTGCTAGCTACTTGCAGAGCTTGTTGGAACCTTTAATAAAACCATTGCTAGAGGATCCGGTGACCCACTTTGAAGTTGACAGTGCGCGGATCGACATTAACGAAGACATTGAAAAAAACGGCCGAAATTTAATAGCTCTTACTCAAAGAGTATTTGACGCCATTGTGTCGTCAGCAGACAA ATTCCCTCCACAGTTACGATCGATGTGTCACTGTTTGTACCAAGTGCTGAGCAAGAGATTCCCACAGTGCCCACAAAATAATATCGGAGCTGTGGGTACGGTAATATTTTTGCGATTCATCAATCCAGCGATTGTTTCGCCGCAAGAAATGGGGATAGTCAGTAAGCAAGTTCCTACACCGGTCAAGAGAGGCCTGATGCTAATGTCCAAAATTCTGCAGAACATCGCGAATCATGTGGAATTTAGTAAAGAGCAGCACATGCTCCCGTTCAATGACTTCCTTAGAGCACACTTTGAAATTGGCAGGAGATTCTTCATACAAATTGCTTCTGATTGCGAAACAGTGGATCAGGCGAATCATCCTATGTCTTTCATATCAGATACCAATGTTTTGGCTTTGCACAGACTTCTGTGGAATCACCAGGAGAGGATTGGAGATTATTTGAGCAGCAGCCGAGACCATAAAGCCGTTGGCAGGAGGCCGTTTGACAAGATGGCTACATTACTGGCTTATTTAGGACCTCCAGAGCACAAGCCGGTAGATTCAAA TTTGCTATTTTCATCCTTCGATCGATGGTCAAGTATCGACATGTCATCAACAAACTTTGAGGAAATCATGGTGAAGCATAACATGCATGAAAAGGAAGAGTTCAAAAGTATCaaaagtttgaatattttctatcaaGCTGGAACAAGCAAGCAAGGCTATCCTGTGTTCTACTATATTGCTCGGAGATACAA AATTGGTGAAACAAACGGCGACCTGTTGATCTATCACGTGATACTTACTCTGAAGCCATTTTGTCACTCACCATTTGAGCTTGTAGTAGATTTTACTCATACTTGTTCGGACAATCGTTTCAGGACGGAATTTTTGCAGAAATGGTTTTACGTTCTTCCCGAAGTCGCGTATGAGAACATTCACGCggcttatatatataattgcaATAGCTGGGTCCGCGAGTACACAAAGTTTCACGATAGAATTCTAGCCCCTTTGAAGGGGAATCGAAAGGTGGTATTCATAGAAGCTCCCGGGAGGCTGAACGATCTGATCGATCTTGAACAGCAAAAATTACCTGGTGCGACACTGTCCCTAGACGAAGATCTCAAGGTGTTCAACAATGCGCTCAAACTCTCGCACAAGGACACAAAAGTTGCCATTAAAGTTGGCCCTACCGCAATTCAAATAACTTCTGCTGAAAAATGCAAAGTTCTGTCTCACGCGGTGTTGTTGAACGACGTTTATTACGCTTCTGAAATAGAGGAGGTCTGCTTGGTCGATGATAACCAGTTCACGCTCACAATAGCCAATGAATCTGGACCTCTTTCTTTCATACACAACGACTGTGATAGCATAGTGCAAGCTATTATTCATATAAGGAATCGGTGGGAGCTTTCCCAGCCAGATTCCGTAACTGTACACCAAAAAATACGCCCTAAAGACGTACCTGGTACTCTGCTGAACATGGCTCTTCTGAATCTCGGTAGTTCAGATCCGAACCTGAGAACAGCGGCGTACAATCAGCTTTGCGCACTGACGGCGACGTTTGATCTCAAGATAGAAGGACAGCTATTAGAGACTTCAGGTCTGTGTATTCCCTCCAATaacacaatttttattaaatcagTTAGTGAAAAACTAGCGACAAACGAACCACATTTGACACTGGAGTTCCTCGAGGAGTGTATTCAAGGCTTCAGGGTATCAAATATAGAGTTGAAGCATTTGTGCCTAGAGTATATGACCCCGTGGCTGGTGAATCTCGTGAGGTTTTGCAAACCCTCTGACGAGAGCAAGCGTCAGAAACAGGTAACTCAGATATTGGAGAAGCTGATAACTCTGACTATTGAAGAGGTCCAAATGTATCCTAGTATACAAGCAAAGATTTGGGGAAGTATAGGTCAGGTACCAGAGCTGATCGATATGGTCCTAGACAACTTCATACAACGGAGTGTTAGATATGGGCTTGGAACACCCATGGTCGAAATTATGGCTGACACGGCCGTCGCTCTGGCTTCGGCGAATGTTCAGTTAGTGGCGAAAAAGGTCATTGGACGACTTTGCAGGGTCGTTGACAAGACGTGCACCTCTCCAACTGCTTTGCTGGAGCAGCACGCAATGTGGCATGACATTGCCATTCTGGCCCGATACTTGCTCATGCTATCCTTCAACAATTGCTTGGACGTGGGGCGGCATCTTCCGTACCTGTTTCACACTGTAACCTTCTTAGTTTGCTCCGGGAGTTTGAGCATGAGGGCATCGACTCATGGATTAGTGATTAACATTATTCATTCCTTGTGTACCTGTACCAAACCCTCCTTTTCGGAGGATACTCAAAGAGTGCTAAGACTTAGTTTGGACGAGTTTTCCCTCCCAAAGTTCTACCTGCTATTTGGTATAAGCAAAGTTAAGTCAGCTGCCGTTACTGCCTTTAGGTCAAGCTACAGGCATTCCAATGAAAAGTGGTTTGGAAATGAACGCAGCTTGTCCGGTGGACAGGACAGAGAAAGGTTGGCTCTCACTAGTTTAGAGGTGATCACCGATGCACTTCTTGAAATAATGGAGGCCTGTATGAGGGACATTCCTGACTGTGATTGGCTCCAGACTTGGACAACCTTAGCAAAGAGTTTCGCCTTTTGCTTCAATCCAGCTCTACAGCCCAGAGCTCTCATCGTCTTTGGCTGTATAAGTAAGAGCATTACAGATCAAGATATAAAACAATTGTTAAGGATACTTGTCAAGGCCCTCGAAAGTTTCGACGACATTATTCTTCTCGAGGCTATAGTTATGTGTTTGACTCGACTTCAACCCCTTCTTAGGCCC GAATCTCCGATACATCGTTCCCTCTTCTGGGTTGCAACCTCGGTGTTACAACTCGATGAGGCTTCTCTTTATGCATCTGGGCTGGCATTACTTGAACAGAACTTGCATACACTTGATTCTCAAGGGATATTCGATGATAAG ACTTTGGAACAAGTTATGATGTCTACTCGGGAGCCTTTAGAATGGCATTTTAAGCAACTGGACCACGCAGTTGGTCTGTCCTTCAAAACAAACTTCCACTTTGCTCTGGTAGGGCATTTATTGAAGGGCTATCGACATCCGACTCCTACAACTGTTTCCAGAACAGCGAGAGTGCTGACTATGCTATTGGCCATTGTTGCTAAACCCCTTAGGCGAGACAAGTTTGAAGTGACACCGGATAGTGTGGCTTATCTAGCTG CCTTGGTGTCAGTCTCTGAAGAAGTACGCAGTAGGTGTCATATTCGCCATTCGTTGGGTCGCGCAGTTGCAGAATCCGGAAGCACTGACTTCCTAGATACTCTAGTGCCGCACAATACC GATTCTACTGGCGGCATGACGAATCCCGCGAATCGAAGGCAAAAGTCGTGGGATCTCCTGGATCAATCGGCAATCACACAAGCGAAACAGCAGAAGCAGCACACGCCGCATCAG AGATCGTTCTCCGTGCCGACCACGAAGGAGGCCAAGCCGATCAACGACTCGGAAGCGAAG AATCGAAGTGCTAGAGTTAGCGTCAGTAACGAAAATAACGTACTACTGGACCCCGAGGTGCTGACGGATTTCCCCACTCAAACACTGGTACTCACCGTTCTGGCCACGCTAGTCAAGTATTCCACAGATGAAAACGAGACCAGAATTCTTTATCAATACCTTGCAGAGGCCTCAGTCGTATTTCCAAAGGTGTTTCCAGTTAT CCACAATCTACTGGATGCCAAAATCACCAGCGTTTTATCTTCCTGTCACGACCAAGTGATACTGAGTGCAGTCCAGGCTATTATTCAGAATATGATAGCCTGCGAGGATACGAGTCAACAGcaattgcattttttgcaaagttGTGGTTTCGGTGGGTTGTGGAGATTCGCTGGGCCTTACACAAAG TGTAACCCGACCGCTGAGAGTGCTGAACTATTCGTCAACTGCTTGGAAGCAATGGTCGAGACTTGTCTGCCGGTTGAAGAAGGTGAAGGTATGTTCAACAGCGAGCAAAGTTCGAGGGATGAGCGGGTGAGCATTGGTGATAGTCAATACTCTAGCACGTTGGGAGTCAATTCTGTATCGACCATGAACGTGGCTGCAACTAGTTCCAGCAGTCTGAACATGGTTAGTCcgatagagaaagagagcgatATACTCAGTACAACGTCGCTCGACCGCTACCA CACACGAGGAAGAAAGGCAAGCCTGACCACGGGGAACTTGATTCCAGCCAGTAGCGGCAATGGGACAGGAGGCATACATCTCGCCTAG